The following proteins are encoded in a genomic region of Oncorhynchus kisutch isolate 150728-3 linkage group LG6, Okis_V2, whole genome shotgun sequence:
- the LOC109892550 gene encoding eukaryotic peptide chain release factor subunit 1-like, which translates to MADDPNAADRNVEIWKIKKLIKSLEAARGNGTSMISLIIPPKDQISRVAKMLADEFGTASNIKSRVNRLSVLGAITSVQQRLKLYHKVPPNGLVVYCGTIVTDEGKEKKVNIDFEPFKPINTSLYLCDNKFHTEALTALLSDDSKFGFIVIDGSGALFGTLQGNTREVLHKFTVDLPKKHGRGGQSALRFARLRMEKRHNYVRKVAETAATLFLCNDKVNVAGMVLAGSADFKTELSQSDMFDPRLQAKILKLVDISYGGENGFNQAIELSAEVLTNVKFIQEKKLIGRYFDEISQDTGKYCFGVEDTLKAMEMGAVEILIVYENLDTMRYILRCHGAEGLAMAEKGTDEKTLYLTPEQEKDKSHFTDKETGQDHELIESLPLLEWFANSYKKFGACLEIVTDKSQEGSQFVKGFGGIGGILRYRVDFQAIEYQGEDDELFDLDDY; encoded by the exons ATGGCGGACGACCCCAACGCAGCGGATAGGAACGTGGAGATATGGAAGATAAAGAAGTTGATCAAAAGTCTGGAAGCTGCTCGGGG GAATGGCACGAGTATGATATCCCTGATCATCCCACCTAAGGACCAGATCTCCAGAGTGGCCAAGATGTTGGCTGATGAGTTTGGCACTGCATCCAACATTAAAAGCAGAGTAAACAGGCTCTCTGTGCTTGGAGCCATCACATCTGTACAGCAGAGACTcaaactctaccataaag TGCCTCCCAACGGCTTGGTTGTGTACTGTGGCACCATTGTGACTGATGAGGGCAAAGAGAAAAAAGTCAATATCGACTTTGAGCCTTTTAAACCAATCAACacttctctgtatctctgtgacAACAAGTTCCACACAGAG gcTCTTACAGCATTGCTCTCAGATGACAGCAAGTTTGGTTTCATTGTGATTGATGGAAGTGGCGCCCTCTTCGGAACCCTACAGGGCAACACCAGGGAGGTGCTGCATAAGTTCACAGTGGACCTACCCAAGAAGCACG GCAGAGGAGGACAGTCTGCCTTGCGTTTTGCTCGTTTGAGGATGGAGAAGAGACATAACTACGTGCGGAAGGTGGCAGAGACTGCAGCCACGCTTTTTTTGTGCAACGACAAGGTCAACGTAGCAGGCATGGTCTTAGCTGGTTCAGCTGACTTCAAGACGGAGCTCAGCCAGTCAGACATGTTTGACCCG AGGCTTCAAGCTAAGATCCTGAAGCTGGTTGACATATCATATGGTGGGGAGAATGGCTTCAACCAGGCCATTGAACTGTCCGCAGAAGTGCTTACCAATGTCAAATTCATCCAGGAGAAGAAACTAATAG GACGATACTTTGATGAGATCAGCCAGGATACGGGGAAGTACTGCTTTGGGGTGGAAGACACACTGAAAGCCATGGAAATGGGTGCTGTTGAGATCCTGATTGTTTATGAGAACCTGGATACCATGAGATACATCCTACGTTGCCATGGAGCAGAGGGACTTGCTATGGCGGAGAAGGGTACCG ATGAGAAGACGTTGTATTTGACACCAGAGCAGGAGAAAGACAAGTCTCACTTCACAGACAAAGAG ACTGGTCAGGACCATGAGCTGATCGAGAGCTTGCCATTACTTGAATGGTTCGCCAATAGCTATAAGAAGTTTGGAGCCTGTCTGGAGATTGTCACTGACAAGAGCCAAGAAGGATCCCAGTTTGTAAAAGGCTTTGGTGGAATTGGTG GGATCTTGCGGTACAGGGTGGATTTCCAGGCCATAGAGTACCAAGGAGAAGATGATGAGTTATTTGATTTGGATGACTACTAG